A window of Phaseolus vulgaris cultivar G19833 chromosome 4, P. vulgaris v2.0, whole genome shotgun sequence genomic DNA:
AACTCTCTCGCACACACTCAAATGATGAAATTGTTCTTTCCAACGATGTGACTgaataataatgaaaatgttACGACTGGAAAGAAAGTATGAAATGTGAAGGTACAACTaaggttatttaaaaaaagtgaGATCATGTTTCAATTAAGATTActttaagattattttaaaaagttaaaaaaaataaacccgACTTTTCATAATTAATATGGAGGTGCATGGAGAAAGTACGGAGGTGAAGAAGAATTTGTCTAGTAAGActcggaaaaaaaaaatcaagagtGATCGATCAAAAACTTTTAAGATAGTtaattgtataaaataatattttatttctcacatatttttttctctcatttatCTACTTCTCCTCtctatttcttattttctttccatacaaaatattaataaaaggaTACTTATTAGTATACTCTATTCTGAATTATAGAAAGAAAACTGAAAACAAATACTTTCTCcacttcattttattttatatacatgATGTTCAAAGTTTTGACACACATAAAGAAATGTGAATGATATTTcccatttataaaaaaattatatctctCTGATTAATTACTTATGTATATTCTTAATGTATGTAGTATTAATTAAGGATAGTCCTGAAAAAAATACTTagtatcatttttcttttcaaacgTCATGTAAAGTGAAATGAAGGTAGTAAATAAGAAGAAAATGagtaaaactttaattaaaatggTTGGGTATAAGAAAAAAAGCTATAGGAAAGTTgaattctctatttttttttttatattattgaaaGGGCCAAAGCAAATAACAACATAATATAATACCAGGGGAAAAGACAACTCAGTTTCTATTATTCTTCAGAGGAATTTATTCTCTCTTTTGATTACataaaaaagtgattttttaaCAAGGGTATATAAGGAGTTACAATAATTTTTTGCATGATTTTGGAAGTCAAGGGTAATTTTGGGCACTTGAATATGTTTGCAtggttcttccatttttttctttgtattttaagaattaaaaaataaggtGGAAACTCATTTCTATTTtggaaaattatatttaattacagAGTAAATACATCAGTTTATaactttgaaaaatattttatctttttagtgACATCCATATTttagtaaaatttattttatgtttttcaattGTAATCTACTTCGGAATCGTGGGTATcaatacttatatttttaatacaaattattgaagtttccattttttctctttaaaatctctctacaccttttttttttttgggtacaactaaacataataatataattttatctgACTTTAAACCATTAGAATCAATCATCGCATTTTAGGTATGGTTAGTTTTGAAGTTGTTGAGTTTCATCataattttgtctttaaaaaggATATACTTCtggaaaatgtttatttataatgtttattaataagttttttttttaatggatCGAATCTatcaaatatcattattaaCTCATTTCTAGTATGATATTTGATTTATAGGAAGgatatattagtatataaaaaaatatttttcactaaATTAGTGTTTAACTGATGTCACCCAAATTCAATACAACATcatgataatttttaaaaaatttctataattattattattatttattaaacacctttaatatatattaatacaaTAATACCAGATTTGTTTGATACCAAGTACActattaataacatttttattgaCGCTAATTAAGTATGGCCACAATAATTGATCCCTCTCCCATTTCCATTCACTCATGTGCTCCTCTGACAGTATGTTTTTGGTTGTTTGGTTATTGTATAAAAGAAATGCATTGAAATCATTATTTTACTATAAACAAGTAAATGTgagaaaagagaaacaaaaagttGATCCATCACCTGTGTTGGTAACCTGTCTACACAAGACCTgaattatcatcatcatcatcacttaCCTTAATGTTTAGAATTGATAGTAATTGTTAAAAGAATGTGATTTGATGATAATTGAGAAAGAATAGGCCCCAAGTTGAGGTGTAGAGTAAGCATACCCATGTTGTAATACCAAAGCCTAGAAGCTATAGATGAAGCTATAGATGTGGCAGATGTTTTTTAACTCAACCTCATCTTAATTTCTTCTACTTTAGTCTAAAGCTAAAAACCCTATGGGTTTCCTCATTTTCGGAACTCTTCCTTCTCCCTACGGAACTCAACTCATCTATATACCCTTCGTATACTCTATTTATTTCTCTCACCTAATCACAACCACACCCTAAACAAAACTCTCAATTCTATCTGCATTCGTGTATAAGATTGAAACCCTACATCaaattataattcaaaaaataataatttattgttgaaattgaataattttaaaatagtgaTGATGTATTGAAAATAGatatttactatttatttattttatgagcTGACGTTCACAttctttcttgtttttaaatatatattcatattttatattttacataaataaatttatctttttaatattttaataaaatggtACTcatttttcttagtttatttaaaaaaatatatttacgaAAATTTCTACAcaattatgaaaatttaaaacataaaagaaaagaatatttttaaacaaaaaaaaaattgaatgatcCATCTCAACGAGTTTTCATACGATGAGGATCAAATACGTGTTATTGTTATATGGATTCTCTGATGTAGAAgagttagataaaaaaaatcttaggaAAGATGAGaacaaattatcaatttttgtttatattttaaaaccttactctttttaattttcataatttgttatttaaatttaataaatgtttttaaaataacataaaatatataatattcactttattattaaaaggCTGAATTTCATTTATCTAAGAGATAAAgaagataaaatttatttaaaaactaaagaatttgAGTGTTATCCAACATAATTTCACCAAAGATAAATACAATTTAATCaatgttaaatatatattttctaaaaatgaattattaaaaatcaattGATAGATATTTAAACAAATACTTACAGCCTTCTCCAATCAAAGAAAGCTCAATTTTACTTGGTTTTGCAGTGATAAGCAAGTTGAAAAGCTTGTCTACTTCCAATTTATAATTGATTAGATCAGGATTAGAACTTCAAAAATTATGAGTTTGATTTCATTAACCGATGGATCGattaagtaaataaaatttcagaatttaaTAATCACTTCATAGTTTTCATTTTTCACATTGGATAAAGTTCATAACATGCTATTTAGCATGAACAAAACCATAAATGAAGCCGTGCAGTAGCAGTAGCAACTCACCTTCCAACGTCAATTAACATTTCATTGTCATAACTTACATGCAGTAGCAGTATGGGCCTTTTTCTCAACGGAGGAGGTCGAACCCACAGCTAAACACAAGGGAGAGAATTCAGCCCCAATGGGTGAAAATACTTAAACACAAAATTGAGAGTACATGTAGGACATTCTCACATAAAGGGAGATAAATTCCTATTCCTATGATTAACATTTGGGATTATCCTTGGcttttgaacaacaaaattgtAGCAATTAAGGTAGGTTCCACACAAACTAGTTTTATCTTTGATAGAGGCACACAAAATTGAGAGTACATGTAGGACATTCTCACATAAAGGGAGATAAATTCCTATTCCTATGATTAACATTTGGGATTATCCTTGGcttttgaacaacaaaattgtAGCAATTAAGGTAGGTTCCACACAAACTAGTTTTATCTTTGATAGAGGCACACAAAAACgggggaaaagaaaaaaaaaatgtaaccaAGAACCAAAAGATATTAAGCTACATATTGCGTACCAGAGATGGTGTGGCCCTGCAGCCATGCCTACTACACTGTGCGCCTTCAACCCACAAGACCATACATGGATGGAAAACTGAGCCATAAAAATCAAGGAAGCAATATCTAAGAAGAATCAAATTACTGTGTCTAAGGTCGTTATCGACCTCCTCTTCTGCCGTTCCCTCTCCCTCCTCTCCCTCCTCCCCCTCtccctcttcctcctcctctccCTCTCCCTCGACCACCAAACACTGGTCCATGGGGCTTGAGCCCCAAGGATTGTACTCCCCTCTTTTTCCAGTGTGGGACCTCTTtatcttcttcatcttccttaTACTTAGCTTTGCTTCTCGAGGTGAAAGTGATTTCCCGTGATCCTCCCGGACCCTGCTTAACACCATTTGGAACACGAGAAGATTCCTGTTTATATTTGAGAGCTGCCACCCTGTCTCCCATAGGAAGTGACTCCTCCCCTGCAAGTGATTTTTTGCTCCAGAATGCCTCTGCATGCTGCTCATTCTTAATTTCATACATTCTGCATTTTATgcaaaaaaaagaatcagtaaTTAAGAACTAAAAGATATATAGGAAAATAACTACATATTCATACACATTTAGCTAAATATCTCATGAAATATCAGATAATGAATCGTtgttaattacaaaaaaaaatcattgaaatGATCTGCATATCGTAACGGATCATCCCATTTATTATCTCCCACAAAGGACATTACCGCACACAAAAAATTGTAACAGATTCTCACCTGGGAACCCGAGATTTGTCTTTCACTCCGTTTGCAGGTTCATCATGTGACGATGTTGATGCATCAGAATCACTCAGTGCTTCATCATCATCTGACATGACAGGTTCAAAATGTTCATTTATCAAGGATGTTTGCTTCTTAGAAACACCCATGGGATGTAAAGCCAGATATTCTTGTGAGGAATCCTTAATCTCAAAATCCTGAAACCGAATAAGTAATAACTGTAAGAAAGAGAATTGTCTCGAACAAAGAAAAAGTAGTCATAAGTCAAAACAAGCAATAACATGCATGGATCCTCCAAATTTCCCATTATAtgcattaaaatatttcaaagttGCATTGAGTTTGAAATTTGTGTTAGAAATTCTTGTATGCATAAATTTACAATGAGCAACCACGAAGAAATTAAAATGATGGGTTGAAAAACCAGTACAACAATTATATATCAGCACgctaaaatttaatatataaaaagggTAACTTCAATTCAACCCATTGAGGGTGGTGGAAAGTTATAATGTATTAAATGTAGCCTAGCCGCTTATCTTCAAACTAGTTAGGACAGAAGGGCTGTGGAGATGGGATAATATCATTAAAAAGACAAACTACCATATTTCATATTGCAGTACCTCATCCGTAAATAATGCTTTAAATCGTTCATCTTGAAGATCTTGCATGTTAAgtcctttctttttcttggaTGCCTTTTTAgtttcatcatcatcagcatcCCTCTTCTCATTTTCAGCTTCTTCACTTTCTAGGAGGCGAGCAGCAAGGGCCCGATTAACTTTGGGTAACTTTTTCCTGACCTGCAAGGATAATAATTGGGGAACGGCAATGGATTATAAATCTTTAAATCATCCTTCCTGCATAATGTATGGACAGAAAAACTAAAATGATCAGTGACAATCAATTCTACCGTGATTCGTGAGGCACGCTCGGCTTCCATCTTTTCTCGCTTCTGTTGTTCAATATAGGCTTCATATTCAAAAGGATCAACCAGCGCTTTAgcctataaaataatttatgcatCATGTAATAGGATAAAAAATAATCCATGTACAGCAATTTCTAAGAAAAATAACTACAATATAAAGATGATTACTGCCTTTACCGTAACTAATCaagacaaaaatattttatatatatatatatatatataaaatataatataattagagTGAGACCAGGGAAAGTACAACTAAGCTTAGGATCTGATATTCTCCAAAACAGAAAAAGTAAAACACAAAATGAAGGGAAAAAATGAGAAATATCTAGTCTTTTTGTATGCAAAAAACTAACTTCCTAGAAATAGCTATATGAGCAAAGTACAAGTCACAAATACTGCTGTCCAAAATCAAATTAAGGACCAAGAGACACCCTTGAAATGTGAGAATCTGCCTTCAACCAAACACACCATGGACATAAACCAAAAGTAATGTAAGTCCAGCAATTTCTAAGAAAAATAACTACAATATAAAGATGGCTACTGCCGTTACTATTACCaatcaagataaaaaatattatgtaacaTAATTGGAGTGAGACAAGGAAAGTAAAAACTAAGCTGAGGATCTGATATTCTCCAAAACAGAAAAAGTAAAACACAAAATGAAGGGGAAAGATGAAAAAAGATATCTAGTCTTTTTGCATGCAAAAAAGCTATAAGAGCAAAGTACAAATCACAAGTACTGCTCTATCCAAAATCAAATCTAAGGGGCCAAGAGACACCCTTGAAAATGTGAGAATCTGCCTTCAACCAAAAACACCATGGACATAAACCACACAATGACAATTATGCATCTTTTTTCAACCAAAAGCACTGCAACGAACCAAAATGGTCTTTGAACACAATAGATTATGCCAAGGGAAATTTAGGTTTACAGGAATCAATTGACACGTAATAAAGCCAAAAAAAGGATCTCCGTCATTAAGCTTTGCAAGTTCTTAGATGTTTGGACACATTAGATGCGATTAAGCTAATATATTACAAAGCAAAGATATCAGCATTTCAATAGCTCAAGAAATAcatgtaaataagaaaatacaCCAAAAACAACCCACTTTTGTATAATGCAAAATTAATAAAGAAGCTATGCATGTAAGCTCTACTATATTACATGGTTTTCCTTTACCAACTTAACATAATAAAAAGTTTCATAGAAAACTGAAAACGTTAGGCTCTCAGAAAAATCAAAGATATCAGCATTTTCAACAACTAGAGGAATACATGTGAATAAGAAAATACACCAAAGGCAACCCACCTTTTTGTATAATGCATGATTGATAAAGAAGCCATGCATGTAAGCTCTAAGTAGATTGGTGCCAATCAGGTTGGTCAAATTTAATCTCTCAAGATCCTCCTTTGTCAAAAATTTGTAATGATCATAAATAGTTGTTTGTCCACCCATGTCTAGCTCCTCctgtaaaaatatttgtaatgtGACAACAAAGATAACTAGAAGAAAAATCCAATCACTAAAATAAGGAACATACAGTAAAATTCTCTAGGGAAGAACACCACTTAGGCGCAGGTCCAAGTGATGGTATGAAGTAAGATGGTATTTGACAACAGTCCAAGGCCAGCAAGATCAAACCACTGCCAGGAAATGTACACACGTCATTTATTGCTCCTGTTGTTGGTTCAATGCTGGTCAAGGTTTCTCCCTGGAAAAAGATTAATCTATCAAAACAACCCGTGCTTATTAAAAATACAATCTAAATGCAGTTATAACCTAAATGTTTAGGAACATGAGATACTGAGATCATCAAAACATAAGATGTATGCATGTACAATTTAGTTTATATATTGCTAAAACATTATCAAGAAAAGTCCTTTAGTGATGAAGACAAACAAATGAACCACAATATGATAGCaataagtaaaatattaaatttatatcacTCCTTCGGTACGAAGATATTTTTGTCTATTTATCTATAACGAAATACAGCTTAGCAAAATTTGCTGAAAATAACACCTTAAGAACATGTTTTTAAAGTCTAACACAACAACTATCTCCAACATAGAGCATATTGTGGGCGTCCAACTTGTCACAATTGGACTCATTAATTATTGACCATTCTTTCTCCTAGGTAAATGCTGCTGAATGACTCAACTAATTAAAACAAACACTACACAGGAcaattttatgaataaaatcAAGTATGACCAAGGTGCACTAATTAATTAGGAGAAAAACAGTTGAGCTATTAATCTGAAATATGAAAGAGCCACAAGTCCTATACCGTTTGAGGATCCCATATCCTAACAACATGATTATCACTGGTAATCAACATTGGTTGTTCATAGTTAAGAGTACGATGCCACTTAATATCCAATATCGAACTGCCATACCTGTAGGACAATTTTTAACCAACCATTAattaaagatataattatttttaaaacaatcgCAAATTTTTCGAAATCAGAATGTCAACTTACATATGATCCTGTATCCGTAGAGGATGTGATGAGCGCAGATCGTAGATGAGAACCTGCatacataatattaaatgtataaaatatcCATGCTGAAAGGGGGAGGATAAACATGGATTTTGTTTAGAAAGCAAAATTGTGTCAGGAGATTTTTTTCTCCtca
This region includes:
- the LOC137837903 gene encoding uncharacterized protein, with the protein product MATRDGGMKSTSINGVKMYTIASQQPSLASWLPSKKKNSHRNVKSYTQNLQLLDDLRFATAATKIKATPDGEYIVASGIYPPQVKVYEVRELGLKFERHLDSEIVDFQVLTDDYSKLAFLCADRSVYLHAKYGKHYSLRIPRMGRDITYDSWSCDLLCAASSPDLYRINLEQGRFLSSLSTQSPALNVVCRSKIHGLVACGGEDGAVECFDMRVRSSVGRIDAVGPSGDADQEVTALEFDEDGGFLMAVGSSAGKVLIYDLRSSHPLRIQDHMYGSSILDIKWHRTLNYEQPMLITSDNHVVRIWDPQTGETLTSIEPTTGAINDVCTFPGSGLILLALDCCQIPSYFIPSLGPAPKWCSSLENFTEELDMGGQTTIYDHYKFLTKEDLERLNLTNLIGTNLLRAYMHGFFINHALYKKAKALVDPFEYEAYIEQQKREKMEAERASRITVRKKLPKVNRALAARLLESEEAENEKRDADDDETKKASKKKKGLNMQDLQDERFKALFTDEDFEIKDSSQEYLALHPMGVSKKQTSLINEHFEPVMSDDDEALSDSDASTSSHDEPANGVKDKSRVPRMYEIKNEQHAEAFWSKKSLAGEESLPMGDRVAALKYKQESSRVPNGVKQGPGGSREITFTSRSKAKYKEDEEDKEVPHWKKRGVQSLGLKPHGPVFGGRGRGRGGGRGRGGGGRGGRGNGRRGGR